In the genome of Bacteroidales bacterium, the window GGTGCATCCATCACTGCGAATGGGGCCAAACAGACATTTAATTGCCCCGCTCCGCAGGCTTGTTTGGCGGATCTTGACATTATCAGCAAAGCGCCTTCTGAAATGACTGCTTCAGGGTATGCAGATCTTTTTGCGAAGATTCCGGCCGGTGCAGATTGGATACTGGCTGATATGCTGAACGTTGAACCTATTGACGGTCAAGCCTGGAACATTGTTCAGGGCGGACTACATAACGCCCTGTCTGATCCGGAAGGTGTCCGGAAAGGACAAACCGGTTCGATTTCAAAACTGATAGAGGGCTTAATGTTAGGTGGTTTTGCCATGCAATGGTCGCAAACAAGTCGTCCTGCTTCAGGAGCTGAACACCAATTCAGTCATTTATGGAATATGGAACATCACCTGAATAACGGTGAACATATTTCTCACGGTTTCCAGGTAAGTATAGGAAGTATTGCCATCACTGCTTTTTATGAACAGTTACTGAAAACACCTATTGAAAAGCTGGATATTGAAGCAGCCTGTAATGCCTGGCCAACCCCAGAGGAATCGGATCATAAAGCGCTGGATATATACAAAGGAACCGATTTTCCTGATATAGGTCTGAAGGAAACCAGGGCTAAGTATATCGACAAGAATCAATTGGCTGATCAATTAAAACTACTGGTTGAGAAATGGCCTGAAATGAAATCGAGACTGGAACAACAGCTGGTTCCATACAAGGAAGCAAAAATGAGGTTAAAAACGGTCGGTGCACCTGTAGAACCTGAAGAAATCGGACTCTCCCGGGAAAGGCTCCGGGAA includes:
- a CDS encoding sn-glycerol-1-phosphate dehydrogenase, producing MSQVEEALKAAKETKALWIGSGFLSRVSELFKEQFPEKKAVIIADNNTYKVAGKYVEQFINSANIAQEAPFIFTDPELYAEYTYVDILTDFLKDKDVIPVAVGSGTINDLTKLSSHLTGRQYLCVATAASMDGYTAFGASITANGAKQTFNCPAPQACLADLDIISKAPSEMTASGYADLFAKIPAGADWILADMLNVEPIDGQAWNIVQGGLHNALSDPEGVRKGQTGSISKLIEGLMLGGFAMQWSQTSRPASGAEHQFSHLWNMEHHLNNGEHISHGFQVSIGSIAITAFYEQLLKTPIEKLDIEAACNAWPTPEESDHKALDIYKGTDFPDIGLKETRAKYIDKNQLADQLKLLVEKWPEMKSRLEQQLVPYKEAKMRLKTVGAPVEPEEIGLSRERLRETFIRAQFIRRRFTVLDLAVRTNYMDRWLDGLFGKGGIWEINQ